The Leucobacter viscericola genome includes a window with the following:
- a CDS encoding DUF7674 family protein has translation MENNFSPTTPEDNDFSAALADSVHDLTPLWEEHMNDPIDEALPYIFLSDVARWAEANAVEHEDTVLQILSILNDGYLHGQGDVPNLIRVGFGESILIDTPLVPLLTGELRKWHNLDFGLTN, from the coding sequence ATGGAAAATAACTTCTCACCTACAACCCCGGAAGACAACGATTTTTCTGCAGCCCTGGCTGACAGCGTTCATGATTTAACCCCGCTTTGGGAGGAACACATGAACGACCCTATCGACGAAGCACTTCCTTACATTTTCCTGTCAGATGTGGCTCGGTGGGCGGAAGCGAACGCTGTCGAGCACGAAGATACTGTTCTCCAAATCCTCTCCATACTTAATGATGGTTACCTTCATGGTCAAGGTGATGTTCCCAACCTCATTCGGGTCGGTTTCGGGGAATCTATCTTGATTGATACGCCGTTGGTTCCGCTGCTTACTGGCGAGTTACGAAAGTGGCACAATCTCGATTTTGGGTTAACCAACTAA
- a CDS encoding DUF596 domain-containing protein, whose product MTRFTAEQLLWLHEGEDDGDLYGIWFRFNGDTSGIEPPLINPPVTFEERREAFLDLLTVFLEKGYLRFAWQWEEGEPFLNGRIAEQIRVLRDAMPDSDEEILYDGNPLWFITTCPIDVVWRWPGRDPEPLFPGHNPRYDYIEPRAYWDGRIDPEWSHWKFTPGRLHLDDFSSEEEASAFWKAHPNYFQTTPRIERIIE is encoded by the coding sequence ATGACACGTTTTACCGCCGAGCAGTTGCTCTGGTTACACGAAGGAGAAGACGACGGCGATCTTTATGGCATCTGGTTCAGATTTAACGGTGATACATCTGGAATAGAGCCGCCACTTATCAATCCGCCCGTCACCTTTGAAGAGCGCCGGGAAGCATTTTTGGACCTCCTTACGGTTTTTCTTGAGAAGGGCTACCTCCGATTTGCGTGGCAATGGGAGGAAGGTGAGCCATTTCTGAACGGCAGGATTGCTGAGCAGATACGAGTACTGCGCGACGCTATGCCGGACAGCGACGAAGAAATCCTCTATGACGGCAACCCGCTCTGGTTCATCACGACGTGTCCGATAGATGTTGTCTGGCGTTGGCCAGGCCGTGATCCCGAACCATTGTTTCCTGGCCACAATCCGAGGTATGACTATATCGAGCCGCGCGCATACTGGGATGGTCGGATTGATCCGGAATGGTCGCACTGGAAATTCACTCCAGGGCGCCTTCATCTAGATGATTTTTCATCAGAAGAGGAAGCCTCAGCATTCTGGAAGGCGCACCCGAACTACTTCCAGACCACACCCCGTATTGAACGAATCATCGAGTAA
- a CDS encoding DUF7674 family protein, translated as MKSDDYLPPPENKDFCVALVNAVPALGPLMQEHLEDEFGEILSYIFLANVARWAEANAIEHEEDVHQIISELNRGLNEGEGDIPNLVAAGFVEAMSRDTPLLTLVTGSLRAWVDYDFGFSSVQPHLRGR; from the coding sequence ATGAAAAGTGATGACTATTTGCCTCCACCAGAGAACAAAGATTTCTGCGTTGCCCTGGTTAACGCAGTACCTGCCCTTGGCCCTCTGATGCAGGAACATCTGGAGGATGAGTTTGGGGAAATACTTTCTTACATATTCTTGGCGAATGTCGCCCGTTGGGCTGAGGCGAACGCGATCGAGCACGAAGAGGATGTTCATCAAATCATCTCCGAGCTCAATAGGGGCTTAAACGAAGGGGAAGGGGACATCCCGAACCTGGTAGCTGCCGGTTTCGTGGAAGCAATGTCTCGCGATACGCCACTTCTCACCTTGGTAACCGGCTCATTAAGAGCTTGGGTCGACTACGACTTTGGATTCAGCTCGGTGCAGCCTCACCTCAGAGGCCGGTAG